The following proteins are co-located in the Caloenas nicobarica isolate bCalNic1 chromosome 33, bCalNic1.hap1, whole genome shotgun sequence genome:
- the ATP5F1B gene encoding ATP synthase subunit beta, mitochondrial, whose translation MLGLAGRCSAAAAAAVRPLLRRGAGPRRHLLPLLLSRGAGPAAAATGARRDYAAQAAPAAKAGAGTGHIVAVIGAVVDVQFDEGLPPILNALEVQGRETRLVLEVAQHLGENTVRTIAMDGTEGLVRGQKVLDSGAPIRIPVGPETLGRIMNVIGEPIDERGPIKTKQFAAIHAEAPEFVEMSVEQEILVTGIKVVDLLAPYAKGGKIGLFGGAGVGKTVLIMELINNVAKAHGGYSVFAGVGERTREGNDLYHEMIESGVINLKDATSKVALVYGQMNEPPGARARVALTGLTVAEYFRDQEGQDVLLFIDNIFRFTQAGSEVSALLGRIPSAVGYQPTLATDMGTMQERITTTRKGSITSVQAIYVPADDLTDPAPATTFAHLDATTVLSRAIAELGIYPAVDPLDSTSRIMDPNIVGPEHYDVARGVQKILQDYKSLQDIIAILGMDELSEEDKLTVARARKIQRFLSQPFQVAEVFTGHMGKLVPLKETIKGFKQILAGEYDHLPEQAFYMVGPIEEAVAKAEKLAEEHA comes from the exons ATGTTGGGGCTCGCGGGTCGCtgctcggccgccgccgccgccgccgttcgGCCGCTGCtgcgccgcggggccgggccgcgccgccacCTCCTGCCGCTGCTCCTCAgccgcggggccggcccggccgccgccgccaccgggGCGC GTCGGGACTATGCGGCCCAAGCCGCCCCCGCCGCCAAGGCCGGTGCCGGTACCGGCCACATCGTGGCCGTTATCGGGGCCGTGGTTGACGTGCAGTTCGACGAGGGGCTGCCGCCCATCCTGAACGCGCTGGAGGTGCAGGGCCGGGAGACGCGGCTGGTGCTGGAGGTGGCTCAGCACCTGG GGGAGAACACGGTGCGAACCATCGCCATGGACGGCACGGAGGGCCTGGTGAGAGGACAGAAGGTTCTGGACTCCGGTGCGCCCATCCGCATCCCCGTCGGCCCCGAGACCCTGGGCAGGATCATGAACGTCATCGGGGAGCCCATCGACGAGAGGGGCCCCATCAAGACAAAACA GTTCGCCGCCATCCACGCCGAAGCCCCCGAGTTTGTGGAGATGAGCGTTGAACAGGAGATCCTGGTGACAGGGATCAAGGTGGTGGATCTGCTGGCTCCCTACGCCAAGGGCGGCAAGATCG gtctgtttGGCGGTGCTGGCGTTGGCAAGACCGTGCTGATCATGGAGCTGATCAACAACGTGGCCAAAGCCCACGGCGGTTACTCGGTGTTCGCCGGTGTGGGAGAGCGAACCCGCGAGGGCAACGATTTGTACCACGAGATGATTGAGTCTGGGGTCATCAACCTGAAAGACGCCACGTCCAAG GTCGCCCTGGTCTACGGGCAGATGAACGAGCCCCCGGGCGCCCGTGCCAGGGTGGCCCTGACGGGGCTGACGGTGGCCGAGTACTTCAGGGACCAGGAGGGTCAGGACGTGCTGCTCTTCATCGACAACATCTTCCGCTTCACCCAGGCTGGCTCCGAG GTGTCAGCCCTGCTGGGCCGGATCCCCTCAGCTGTGGGCTACCAGCCCACACTGGCCACCGACATGGGCACCATGCAGGAGCGGATCACCACCACGCGCAAGGGCTCCATCACCTCGGTGCAG GCCATCTATGTGCCGGCTGATGACCTGACCGACCCCGCCCCCGCCACCACCTTCGCTCACCTGGACGCCACCACCGTGCTGTCCCGCGCCATCGCTGAGCTCGGCATCTACCCGGCCGTGGACCCGCTGGACTCCACCTCCCGCATCATGGACCCCAACATCGTGGGCCCCGAGCACTACGACGTAGCTCGTGGGGTGCAGAAGATCTTGCAG GATTACAAGTCTCTGCAGGACATCATCGCCATCCTGGGCATGGACGAGCTGTCCGAGGAGGACAAGCTGACGGTGGCGCGGGCGCGCAAGATCCAGCGCTTCTTGTCGCAGCCCTTCCAGGTGGCCGAGGTCTTCACCGGCCACATGGGCAAGTTGGTGCCGCTCAAGGAGACCATCAAGGGCTTCAAGCAGATCCTGGCAG GTGAATACGACCACCTCCCGGAACAGGCCTTCTACATGGTGGGGCCCATCGAGGAGGCCGTGGCCAAGGCGGAGAAGCTGGCGGAAGAACACGCGTGA
- the PTGES3 gene encoding prostaglandin E synthase 3 — protein MQPASAKWYDRRDYVFVEFCVEDSKDVNVNFEKSKLTFSCLGGSDNFKHLNEIDLFNNIDPNESKHKRTDRSILCCLRKGESGQAWPRLTKERAKLNWLSVDFNNWKDWEDDSDEDMSNFDRFSEMMNNMGGDDDVDLPEVDGADDDSPDSDDEKMPDLE, from the exons AT GCAGCCCGCCTCCGCCAAGTGGTACGACCGAAGGGACTACGTCTTTGTGGAGTTTTGCGTCGAAGACAGTAAAGATGTTAatgtaaattttgaaaaatccaAACTTACATTCAG TTGTCTTGGAGGAAGTGATaactttaaacatttaaatgaaattgaCCTTTTTAATAATATTGATCCAAAT GAGTCAAAGCATAAAAGAACAGACAGATCTATCTTGTGTTGTTTACGAAAAGGGGAGTCCGGCCAGGCGTGGCCGCGGTTAACGAAAGAGAGGGCGAAG CTCAACTGGCTCAGTGTGGACTTCAACAACTGGAAGGACTGGGAGGACGATTCAGACGAAGACATGTCCAACTTCGATCGCTTTTCCGAG ATGATGAACAACATGGGCGGAGACGACGATGTAGATTTGCCAGAAGTAGACGGGGCAGACGAT GACTCACCGGACAGTGATGATGAGA AAATGCCGGATCTGGAGTAA
- the NACA gene encoding nascent polypeptide-associated complex subunit alpha isoform X1 has translation MPGEATETVPATEQELPQPQAETAPAPPAAPVAAPAPAAPQAAPSPAPGPALPAELPSPAPVSPPVVPAAVTPVFSAPPQLPAPALQVPITVAPPPAPSSPAAAPGSPGPVPVTPVSPGAPALAAAPAAVPAAPLVSPGSPPMAGAPGVAPAPLPPSPVPPAAPAAMACPQSPGSPPLPMAAPLGPATAPAAAAPAVPLSPGSPTATPLAAAPAEPQAPACPLLPPAPPQCPAGAVSPPVIPAAPTAPLSPPVPLLPAGMSPGSLAAAPPGPAPGAPLSPQLPVAPVTKTGPLAAPAAAPPVPPLAARTPPGGPDPQAAPAAAPAPAKPSAGAAPCSPGPLTPAAPSAAPAAPSAAPAAPSATPAAPSAAPAAPSAAPAVAAPAKAAPASPGSPPAAPVPAVPSAPASPPPVTAVVAAPATPPAAKSPPVSPVTAPVSPPAPAAPVMKAPPAPAAAPPAKAAPKSPVAAAPAAPAAPAAPPASKKLAKGSTVAAPAAPSAPAAPAVPPAPKAPPKSPVAAPAVPPAAPGVPGASPKPSADHTAPAPQKAEASAAPAGTPPPASSAPTKKQPPSSKVSKPGPHLPPPKPPAKAAAPVSAATEDEDLPPLIPPEPPAAEPPARPILVDLSPRAAAAPPGSPAPPAKPVLRNDKGSGTESDSDESVPELEEQDSTQATTQQAQLAAAAEIDEEPVSKAKQSRSEKKARKAMSKLGLRQVTGVTRVTIRKSKNILFVITKPDVYKSPASDTYIVFGEAKIEDLSQQAQLAAAEKFKVQGEAVSNIQENTQTPTVQEESEEEEVDETGVEVKDIELVMSQANVSRAKAVRALKNNSNDIVNAIMELTM, from the exons aTGCCCGGCGAAGCGACAGAAACCGTCCCGGCcactgagcaggagctgccgcAGCCGCAGGCTGAGACAG ctccagcccctcccgcagccccagTCGCTGCTCCAGCGCCAG ctgctcctcaggctGCTCCTTCCCCGGCTCCGGGCCCCGCTCTCCCTGCggagctgcccagcccagcccctgtTTCCCCTCCTGTGGTCCCGGCTGCGGTGACCCCCGTGTTTTCggcccccccccagctccccgccccagctctgcaggtccCAATTACTGTTGCCCCCCCTCCAGCTCCCTcgtccccagctgcagccccagggtcTCCAGGGCCTGTCCCAGTTACCCCAGTGTCTCCAGGAGCCCCCGCTCTGGCTGCTGCCCCTGCCGCAGTGCCAGCGGCTCCCCTGGTGAGTCCCGGTTCTCCTCCCATGGCAGGTGCCCCCGGGGtagccccagcccctctccccccctcccctgtccctccagcagcccccgcGGCCATGGCATGTCCCCAGAGCCCAGGCTCCCCgcctctgcccatggcagcCCCGCTCGGTCCTGCCACAGCACCGGCAGCAGCCGCCCCGGCAGTGCCGCTGTCCCCcggcagccccactgccaccccgctggctgctgctccGGCTGAGCCCCAAGccccagcctgtcccctgctgcctcctgctcctccccagtgcccagccgGTGCCGTCTCACCACCCGTCATCCCGGCTGCCCCCACGGCCCCATtgtcaccccctgtccccctgctgCCGGCTGGGATGTCCCCTGGGAGCCTCGCTGCTGCCCCACCGGGCCCAGCCCCTGGTGCTCCActctccccacagctcccagttGCTCCTGTCACCAAGACTGGTCccctggcagccccagctgctgcccccccagtccctcccttGGCAGCCAGGACACCTCCCGGCGGCCCAGACCCTCAGGCAGCACCtgcggcagctcctgccccagccaaACCCTCTGCGGGAGCTGCCCCGTGTTCCCCAGGGCCACTgacaccagcagctcccagtgccgccccagcagctcccagtgccgccccagcagctcccagtgccacgccagcagctcccagtgctgccccagcagctcccagtgccGCACCAGCCGTGGCTGCTCCAGCCAAAGCAGCTCCAGCGAGTCCCGGCtcccccccagcagctcctgtgcctgctgtcccctcagcccctgccagTCCCCCGCCTGTCACAGCGGTAGTGGCAGCTCCAGCCACCCCTCCTGCAGCCAAATCACCTCCTGTGAGCCCGGTCACTGCCCCGGtgtctcctcctgctccagctgcaccgGTGATGAAAGCTCCACCAGCTCCGGCTGCCGCTCCCCCAGCCAAAGCGGCTCCCAAGAGCCCTGttgctgctgccccagctgctcctgcagctccagctgcccctccAGCCTCCAAAAAGCTGGCAAAGGGCAGCACCGttgctgccccagctgctccctctgcccctgcagcaccagctgtcCCCCCTGCGCCCAAAGCCCCCCCCAAAAGCCCGGTTGCAGCCCCAGCTGTTCCCCCAGCAGCTCCGGGGGTTCCTGGTGCCTCCCCAAAGCCATCGGCTGATCATACGGCCCCTGCTCCCCAGAAAGCTGAGGCCTCTGCTGCACCGGCTGGTACCCCACCACCTGCCTCCTCTGCCCCCACCAAAAAGCAGCCCCCTTCCAGCAAGGTGAGCAAGCCGGgcccccacctgcccccccccaagccccctgCGAAGGCCGCAGCCCCCGTCAGCGCTGCCACCGAGGACGAGGACCTGCCGCCTCTGATCCCCCCCGAGCCGCCCGCTGCCGAGCCGCCGGCGCGGCCCATCCTGGTGGACCTGTCTCCCCGTGCGgccgcggcccccccggggTCCCCCGCTCCCCCGGCTAAGCCCGTCCTGAGGAACGACAAGG GGTCCGGAACAGAGTCTGACAGCGATGAATCTGTACCAGAGCTCGAAGAGCAAGACTCCACACAGGCCACGACACAGCAGGCACAG CTTGCGGCAGCTGCTGAAATAGATGAAGAACCCGttagcaaagcaaaacagagccGGAGCGAAAAGAAAGCACGGAAG GCAATGTCTAAACTGGGTCTTCGCCAGGTGACAGGAGTAACCAGAGTCACCATCCGGAAATCCAAGAACATCCTCTTCGTCATCACAAAGCCAGACGTGTACAAGAGCCCAGCGTCAGACACCTACATCGTCTTCGGCGAAGCAAAG ATCGAAGACCTGTCCCAGCAggcccagctggcagctgcagagaaatTCAAAGTGCAAGGAGAAGCCGTTTCAAACATCCAGGAAAACACACAGACCCCCACCGTGCAGGAGGAGAGCGAGGAAGAAGAG GTTGACGAAACCGGCGTTGAGGTGAAAGACATCGAGCTGGTGATGTCCCAGGCAAACGTGTCGCGAGCAAAGGCCGTGCGTGCGCTCAAGAACAACAGTAACGACATCGTAAATGCGATAATG gaGTTGACGATGTAG
- the NACA gene encoding nascent polypeptide-associated complex subunit alpha isoform X2, with amino-acid sequence MPGEATETVPATEQELPQPQAETGSGTESDSDESVPELEEQDSTQATTQQAQLAAAAEIDEEPVSKAKQSRSEKKARKAMSKLGLRQVTGVTRVTIRKSKNILFVITKPDVYKSPASDTYIVFGEAKIEDLSQQAQLAAAEKFKVQGEAVSNIQENTQTPTVQEESEEEEVDETGVEVKDIELVMSQANVSRAKAVRALKNNSNDIVNAIMELTM; translated from the exons aTGCCCGGCGAAGCGACAGAAACCGTCCCGGCcactgagcaggagctgccgcAGCCGCAGGCTGAGACAG GGTCCGGAACAGAGTCTGACAGCGATGAATCTGTACCAGAGCTCGAAGAGCAAGACTCCACACAGGCCACGACACAGCAGGCACAG CTTGCGGCAGCTGCTGAAATAGATGAAGAACCCGttagcaaagcaaaacagagccGGAGCGAAAAGAAAGCACGGAAG GCAATGTCTAAACTGGGTCTTCGCCAGGTGACAGGAGTAACCAGAGTCACCATCCGGAAATCCAAGAACATCCTCTTCGTCATCACAAAGCCAGACGTGTACAAGAGCCCAGCGTCAGACACCTACATCGTCTTCGGCGAAGCAAAG ATCGAAGACCTGTCCCAGCAggcccagctggcagctgcagagaaatTCAAAGTGCAAGGAGAAGCCGTTTCAAACATCCAGGAAAACACACAGACCCCCACCGTGCAGGAGGAGAGCGAGGAAGAAGAG GTTGACGAAACCGGCGTTGAGGTGAAAGACATCGAGCTGGTGATGTCCCAGGCAAACGTGTCGCGAGCAAAGGCCGTGCGTGCGCTCAAGAACAACAGTAACGACATCGTAAATGCGATAATG gaGTTGACGATGTAG
- the PRIM1 gene encoding DNA primase small subunit isoform X2 produces the protein MEPFEPAALPELLPVFYRRLFPHGAYGRWLSYGGAVKNYFQLREFSFTLRDDVYLRFQSFGSPQELERELQRINPYKIDIGAVYSHRPNQHNTVHLGAFQPQEKELVFDIDMTDYDDVRTCCSSAEICAKCWTLMTIAVRVIDRALVEDLGVRHRLWVYSGRRGVHCWVCDDAVRKWSPALRAATVEYLTLVKGGAETVKKVNLCDPIHPFIRRSVGVVEKYFKAYALVGQDILGSPESWDKVLALVPDEHREVLQSEFSKKRDSVQRWGLLKGHMEWTRQVAAGKGVTPCYADWEIMLQYCFPRLDINVSKGVGHLLKSPFSVHPKTGRISVPLDLQRLDQFDPFAVPTISSLCHELDAAGDAGEQEDCGETEPKRRVRDYKKTSLAPYVRMLEQFVEEMERARRGERLRRSDLQGDF, from the exons ATGGAGCCTTTCGAGCCGGCGGCGCTGCCCGAGCTGCTCCCGGTTTTTTACCGGCGGCTCTTCCCGCACGGCGCCTACGGCCGCTGGCTCAGCTACGGCGGCG CCGTGAAGAACTATTTCCAGCTGCGGGAATTCTCCTTCACGCTGCGGGACGACGTTTACCTGCGGTTCCAGTCCTTCGGCAGCCCCCAGGAGCTGGAGCGGGAGCTGCAGCGCATCAACCCCTACAAGATCGACATCGGGGCCGTCTATTCCCACCGG CCCAACCAGCACAACACGGTGCACCTGGGCGCCTTCCAGCCgcaggagaaggagctggtGTTTGACATCGACATGACGGACTACGACGACGTGCGGACCTGCTGCAG CTCGGCTGAGATCTGCGCCAAGTGCTGGACCCTGATGACCATCGCCGTGCGCGTCATCGACCGCGCGCTCGTGG AGGACCTGGGCGTGCGGCACCGCCTGTGGGTGTACTCGGGCCGGAGGGGCGTCCACTGTTGGGTGTGCGACGACGCGGTGCGGAAATGGTCCCCGGCGCTGCGGGCGGCCACCGTGGAGTACCTGACCCTGGTGAAG GGCGGAGCGGAGACGGTGAAGAAGGTGAACCTGTGCGACCCCATCCACCCCTTCATCAG GCGCTCGGTCGGCGTGGTGGAGAAATACTTCAAGGCGTACGCGCTGGTGGGCCAGGACATCCTGGGCAGCCCGGAGAGCTGGGACAAGGTGCTGGCGCTCGTCCCGGACGA GCACCgggaggtgctgcagagcgAGTTCTCCAAGAAGCGGGACTCAGTGCAGCGCTGGGGGCTGCTGAAGGGCCACATGGAGTGGACACGG caggTGGCGGCCGGGAAGGGCGTCACGCCGTGCTACGCGGACTGGGAGATCATGCTGCAGTACTGCTTCCCCCGCCTCGACATCAACGTCAGCAAAGGCGTGGGCCACCTGCTGAAGAGCCCCTTCAGCGTCCACCCCAAAAcag GTCGCATTTCGGTGCCGCTGGATCTGCAGAGGCTGGACCAGTTTGACCCGTTCGCCGTCCCCACCATCAG CTCCCTGTGCCACGAGCTGGACGCGGCTGGCGATGCCGGGGAGCAGGAGGACTGCGGCGAGACGGAGCCCAAGCGCCGTGTGCGGG ACTACAAGAAGACCAGCCTGGCGCCCTACGTGCGGATGTTGGAGCAGTTTGTGGAGGAGATGGAGCGCGCCCGGCGGGGCGAGCGGCTGCGGCGGAGCG acctGCAAGGAGACTTCTGA
- the PRIM1 gene encoding DNA primase small subunit isoform X1, translating into MEPFEPAALPELLPVFYRRLFPHGAYGRWLSYGGAVKNYFQLREFSFTLRDDVYLRFQSFGSPQELERELQRINPYKIDIGAVYSHRPNQHNTVHLGAFQPQEKELVFDIDMTDYDDVRTCCSSAEICAKCWTLMTIAVRVIDRALVEDLGVRHRLWVYSGRRGVHCWVCDDAVRKWSPALRAATVEYLTLVKGGAETVKKVNLCDPIHPFIRRSVGVVEKYFKAYALVGQDILGSPESWDKVLALVPDEHREVLQSEFSKKRDSVQRWGLLKGHMEWTRQQVAAGKGVTPCYADWEIMLQYCFPRLDINVSKGVGHLLKSPFSVHPKTGRISVPLDLQRLDQFDPFAVPTISSLCHELDAAGDAGEQEDCGETEPKRRVRDYKKTSLAPYVRMLEQFVEEMERARRGERLRRSDLQGDF; encoded by the exons ATGGAGCCTTTCGAGCCGGCGGCGCTGCCCGAGCTGCTCCCGGTTTTTTACCGGCGGCTCTTCCCGCACGGCGCCTACGGCCGCTGGCTCAGCTACGGCGGCG CCGTGAAGAACTATTTCCAGCTGCGGGAATTCTCCTTCACGCTGCGGGACGACGTTTACCTGCGGTTCCAGTCCTTCGGCAGCCCCCAGGAGCTGGAGCGGGAGCTGCAGCGCATCAACCCCTACAAGATCGACATCGGGGCCGTCTATTCCCACCGG CCCAACCAGCACAACACGGTGCACCTGGGCGCCTTCCAGCCgcaggagaaggagctggtGTTTGACATCGACATGACGGACTACGACGACGTGCGGACCTGCTGCAG CTCGGCTGAGATCTGCGCCAAGTGCTGGACCCTGATGACCATCGCCGTGCGCGTCATCGACCGCGCGCTCGTGG AGGACCTGGGCGTGCGGCACCGCCTGTGGGTGTACTCGGGCCGGAGGGGCGTCCACTGTTGGGTGTGCGACGACGCGGTGCGGAAATGGTCCCCGGCGCTGCGGGCGGCCACCGTGGAGTACCTGACCCTGGTGAAG GGCGGAGCGGAGACGGTGAAGAAGGTGAACCTGTGCGACCCCATCCACCCCTTCATCAG GCGCTCGGTCGGCGTGGTGGAGAAATACTTCAAGGCGTACGCGCTGGTGGGCCAGGACATCCTGGGCAGCCCGGAGAGCTGGGACAAGGTGCTGGCGCTCGTCCCGGACGA GCACCgggaggtgctgcagagcgAGTTCTCCAAGAAGCGGGACTCAGTGCAGCGCTGGGGGCTGCTGAAGGGCCACATGGAGTGGACACGG cagcaggTGGCGGCCGGGAAGGGCGTCACGCCGTGCTACGCGGACTGGGAGATCATGCTGCAGTACTGCTTCCCCCGCCTCGACATCAACGTCAGCAAAGGCGTGGGCCACCTGCTGAAGAGCCCCTTCAGCGTCCACCCCAAAAcag GTCGCATTTCGGTGCCGCTGGATCTGCAGAGGCTGGACCAGTTTGACCCGTTCGCCGTCCCCACCATCAG CTCCCTGTGCCACGAGCTGGACGCGGCTGGCGATGCCGGGGAGCAGGAGGACTGCGGCGAGACGGAGCCCAAGCGCCGTGTGCGGG ACTACAAGAAGACCAGCCTGGCGCCCTACGTGCGGATGTTGGAGCAGTTTGTGGAGGAGATGGAGCGCGCCCGGCGGGGCGAGCGGCTGCGGCGGAGCG acctGCAAGGAGACTTCTGA
- the LOC136000544 gene encoding retinol dehydrogenase 7-like isoform X1, which produces MWLYVAAALAGLFLLRRWHRERQTVPGLSEKFVLITGCDSGFGNVLARALDARGLRVLAACLGERGAAELRAAASPRLQTVLLDVTSSQSVAAAAAWVRERVGERGLWGLVNNAGTAVPTAPNEWLSKADFAKVLDVNLLGLIEVTLSLLPLVRRARGRVVNVASVMGRVSFTGGGYCVSKFGVEAFSDSLRLEMRDFGVKVSVIEPGFFRTQVINTQILENSLFSAWEGLPEEIKASYGEKYLKEFVAQVRKAQKSCSPDLRPVINCMEHALTSRCPRSRYSAGWDAKLFFIPLSYLPSALADAVLNWPRPKPASMAA; this is translated from the exons ATGTGGCTGTACGTGGCGGCGGCGCTGGCCGGGCTGTTCCTGCTGCGGCGCTGGCACCGGGAGCGGCAGACGGTGCCGGGGCTGTCGGAGAAGTTCGTGCTGATCACGGGCTGCGACAGCGGCTTCGGGAACGTGCTGGCGCGGGCGCTGGAcgcgcgggggctgcgggtgctggCCGCCTGCCTGGGCGAGCGCGGCGCCGCCGAGCTGCGGGCGGCCGCCTCGCCGCGCCTGCAGACCGTCCTGCTGGACGTCACGTCCAGCCAGAGcgtggccgccgccgccgcctgggTCCGGGAGCGCGTGGGTGAGCGAG GTCTCTGGGGGCTGGTGAACAACGCGGGCACCGCCGTCCCCACCGCCCCCAACGAGTGGCTGAGCAAGGCCGACTTTGCCAAGGTGCTGGACGTCAACCTGCTGGGGCTGATCGAGGTGACGCTGAGCCTCCTGCCGCTGgtgcggcgggcgcggggccgcgtGGTCAACGTGGCCAGCGTGATGGGCCGCGTCTCCTTTACTGGCGGGGGCTACTGCGTCTCCAAGTTCGGCGTGGAGGCCTTTTCCGACAGCCTCCG GCTCGAGATGCGCGACTTCGGGGTGAAGGTCAGCGTGATCGAGCCCGGCTTCTTCAGGACACAGGTCATCAATACGCAGATCCTGGAGAACAGTTTATTTTCCGCTTGGGAGGGACTCCCGGAAGAAATCAAAGCAAGTTACGGGGAGAAATACCTGAAGGAGT TCGTGGCGCAGGTGCGGAAGGCgcagaagagctgcagcccCGACCTGCGCCCGGTGATTAACTGCATGGAGCACGCGCTGACCAGCCGCTGCCCGCGCAGCCGCTACTCGGCGGGCTGGGACGCCAAGCTGTTCTTCATCCCGCTCAGCTACCTGCCGTCCGCCCTCGCCGACGCCGTGCTCAACTGGCCCCGGCCCAAACCCGCCTCGATGGCCGCGTAG
- the LOC136000544 gene encoding retinol dehydrogenase 7-like isoform X2, producing the protein MWLYVAAALAGLFLLRRWHRERQTVPGLSEKFVLITGCDSGFGNVLARALDARGLRVLAACLGERGAAELRAAASPRLQTVLLDVTSSQSVAAAAAWVRERVGERGLWGLVNNAGTAVPTAPNEWLSKADFAKVLDVNLLGLIEVTLSLLPLVRRARGRVVNVASVMGRVSFTGGGYCVSKFGVEAFSDSLRTQVINTQILENSLFSAWEGLPEEIKASYGEKYLKEFVAQVRKAQKSCSPDLRPVINCMEHALTSRCPRSRYSAGWDAKLFFIPLSYLPSALADAVLNWPRPKPASMAA; encoded by the exons ATGTGGCTGTACGTGGCGGCGGCGCTGGCCGGGCTGTTCCTGCTGCGGCGCTGGCACCGGGAGCGGCAGACGGTGCCGGGGCTGTCGGAGAAGTTCGTGCTGATCACGGGCTGCGACAGCGGCTTCGGGAACGTGCTGGCGCGGGCGCTGGAcgcgcgggggctgcgggtgctggCCGCCTGCCTGGGCGAGCGCGGCGCCGCCGAGCTGCGGGCGGCCGCCTCGCCGCGCCTGCAGACCGTCCTGCTGGACGTCACGTCCAGCCAGAGcgtggccgccgccgccgcctgggTCCGGGAGCGCGTGGGTGAGCGAG GTCTCTGGGGGCTGGTGAACAACGCGGGCACCGCCGTCCCCACCGCCCCCAACGAGTGGCTGAGCAAGGCCGACTTTGCCAAGGTGCTGGACGTCAACCTGCTGGGGCTGATCGAGGTGACGCTGAGCCTCCTGCCGCTGgtgcggcgggcgcggggccgcgtGGTCAACGTGGCCAGCGTGATGGGCCGCGTCTCCTTTACTGGCGGGGGCTACTGCGTCTCCAAGTTCGGCGTGGAGGCCTTTTCCGACAGCCTCCG GACACAGGTCATCAATACGCAGATCCTGGAGAACAGTTTATTTTCCGCTTGGGAGGGACTCCCGGAAGAAATCAAAGCAAGTTACGGGGAGAAATACCTGAAGGAGT TCGTGGCGCAGGTGCGGAAGGCgcagaagagctgcagcccCGACCTGCGCCCGGTGATTAACTGCATGGAGCACGCGCTGACCAGCCGCTGCCCGCGCAGCCGCTACTCGGCGGGCTGGGACGCCAAGCTGTTCTTCATCCCGCTCAGCTACCTGCCGTCCGCCCTCGCCGACGCCGTGCTCAACTGGCCCCGGCCCAAACCCGCCTCGATGGCCGCGTAG